In one Sporomusa sphaeroides DSM 2875 genomic region, the following are encoded:
- a CDS encoding tyrosine-type recombinase/integrase produces the protein MECVEPIRSKEQINAIKCYLRNHNLRNYLLFVLGINSGLRISDLLSLTIEDVKEVDRIILREKKTGKPKRFPFQIHVRMLFKNILRILKLIVTGCLKAKKK, from the coding sequence ATGGAATGCGTTGAACCAATCCGTAGTAAAGAACAAATTAATGCCATTAAATGTTATCTGAGAAACCATAATTTGCGTAATTATTTACTGTTTGTTTTAGGTATTAACAGCGGTTTGAGAATTTCAGACTTATTATCGCTTACCATCGAGGATGTAAAAGAAGTAGATCGCATCATTCTGCGTGAAAAGAAAACCGGTAAACCAAAAAGATTTCCCTTTCAGATACATGTAAGGATGCTATTCAAGAATATTTTACGAATACTAAAATTGATAGTAACTGGCTGTTTAAAAGCAAAAAAAAAATAA
- a CDS encoding methyl-accepting chemotaxis protein, protein MNLLSKMIAYFMLVVIVGAIGFGFVMYNVNIAGELITKTGGEDIPRLIQTAEIARGIENKFASLRGYLISGDSVSLNNFRRVTAESEKLEKELLATARTAEGKKIASELLALDAKYTEIAEKAVITLKQAGKEQEALAVMNGELTDLGRQLRDKAKEYVDWRQEQINESINKSVTAADNSGKAAVTAGLLSALFGVGIGIFAARSISRPVNQLAVVAQQVASGDLTQQVRVVSQDEIGQLASAFNTMVIELKTLIKHINANVEQVAASSEELTASSEQSAQAANQIAVSITEVAAGANEQMAATDETSAVIQQMTAGVQQMAASANQVAAQSSQAADKAKNGGEAVDKAVSQMARIEDTVNTSAAVVAKLGERSKEIGQIVDTISGIAGQTNLLALNAAIEAARAGEQGRGFAVVAEEVRKLAEQSQEAAKKIAALIGEIQGDTAKAVVAMNDGTREVKTGAEVVNTAGGAFSEIADLVLQVSAQVRDISAAIQQMAAGSQHIVGAVKKIDELSRKSAGEAQGVSAAAEEQLASMEEIATSSEALAKLAQELQTAVVKFRV, encoded by the coding sequence ATGAATTTGCTAAGTAAAATGATTGCTTACTTCATGCTGGTGGTAATCGTAGGAGCGATTGGTTTCGGTTTTGTAATGTACAATGTCAATATTGCCGGAGAGTTAATCACTAAAACCGGCGGGGAGGACATCCCGCGATTAATACAAACTGCGGAGATTGCCAGAGGTATAGAAAACAAGTTTGCTTCACTCCGTGGCTATCTTATATCCGGGGATTCGGTGTCGCTTAATAATTTTCGGCGAGTGACGGCAGAAAGCGAAAAGCTTGAAAAAGAGCTGTTGGCTACCGCACGTACGGCAGAAGGCAAAAAAATCGCAAGTGAATTATTGGCACTGGATGCCAAGTACACAGAGATAGCCGAAAAGGCAGTTATTACCTTAAAGCAGGCAGGCAAAGAGCAGGAAGCTCTGGCGGTAATGAACGGCGAGCTTACGGATCTTGGCCGGCAATTGCGGGATAAAGCCAAGGAATATGTGGATTGGCGGCAGGAGCAAATTAATGAGTCTATAAATAAGTCAGTAACGGCCGCCGACAATAGCGGCAAGGCTGCTGTGACCGCCGGTTTGTTAAGTGCCCTTTTTGGTGTTGGCATCGGCATTTTTGCCGCCCGCAGCATCTCCCGTCCGGTCAACCAGCTGGCGGTAGTGGCCCAGCAGGTGGCAAGCGGAGATTTGACGCAGCAGGTAAGGGTGGTAAGTCAGGATGAGATTGGCCAACTGGCGTCAGCCTTTAATACGATGGTTATAGAGCTTAAAACACTTATCAAGCACATTAACGCCAATGTCGAGCAGGTAGCCGCCTCGTCGGAGGAACTAACCGCCAGCTCGGAGCAGTCTGCTCAGGCAGCTAATCAGATTGCTGTTTCCATCACCGAGGTGGCCGCCGGCGCCAATGAACAAATGGCTGCAACTGACGAAACTTCTGCCGTGATTCAGCAAATGACGGCAGGTGTCCAGCAAATGGCCGCAAGTGCTAATCAGGTTGCCGCCCAATCGTCCCAAGCGGCGGATAAAGCCAAAAACGGCGGCGAGGCTGTGGACAAAGCGGTCAGCCAGATGGCCCGGATTGAAGATACTGTCAACACCTCGGCAGCGGTAGTGGCTAAACTGGGTGAAAGGTCTAAGGAAATTGGCCAGATCGTGGATACCATCTCCGGCATTGCCGGTCAGACAAATTTACTGGCGCTGAACGCCGCCATCGAAGCAGCCCGTGCCGGCGAACAAGGTCGCGGCTTTGCTGTCGTGGCGGAGGAAGTACGAAAACTTGCCGAACAATCTCAGGAGGCAGCTAAAAAGATTGCCGCCTTAATCGGGGAAATCCAGGGAGATACCGCGAAGGCCGTGGTGGCCATGAATGACGGTACCCGGGAAGTCAAGACCGGGGCCGAAGTGGTCAATACCGCCGGCGGTGCTTTCAGTGAAATTGCTGATTTGGTGCTGCAAGTGTCTGCTCAGGTAAGAGATATCTCGGCAGCCATTCAGCAGATGGCAGCCGGCAGTCAGCATATCGTAGGAGCGGTCAAAAAGATTGATGAACTCAGCAGGAAATCAGCGGGTGAAGCCCAGGGCGTCTCGGCAGCTGCCGAAGAGCAGCTGGCTTCCATGGAAGAAATCGCAACCTCCAGTGAAGCCTTAGCAAAACTTGCGCAGGAGCTCCAGACAGCGGTGGTCAAGTTTCGTGTGTGA
- a CDS encoding putative bifunctional diguanylate cyclase/phosphodiesterase gives MYVLRLISELGLVSAPATPYLFSANQFVSLLSGIFLAWGTDAFGGHERKRVWIGLSIVGGLWIVAGNYLSLPAALLYMPIFIFLGLVNLWVGGTMLTYPIAGAGKIIAGCTFIVWGLHKVNYPFLRDVAWFATWGYLLGAILALAAALGMLIMYFEKEIAERKVAESQVRQLIYFDSLTGLPNRTSLKERLTEELEKVSRGQAGGAVLFIDLDDFKLINDTFGYTCGDEVIIKAGSYIFGEAAATDIVARIGDDEFIVLLLNRTDREEIAAITERISQALTRDYTLCGTSIRVSASIGVALYPEDGDKAEDLFKKADLALYAAKESGKNSWRFYKKSMQQDACENMSIQHNLRYAIERGELALHYQPIVSLPDRDIISFEALLRWTSPEHGAVPPDRFIKLAEQSDLIHLLGRWVLREACKFARTMTDLGLGQISVSVNISPCQLEARDFVSLVRRSIETAAIQPSQLELEVTENVLIHSMEDSIRKLQELKVYGVRLSLDDFGVGYSSLTYLKNLPVKKLKIDKSFIDKILSDDAQFAGAIIHMAHSLGLVVVAEGVETEQQAAELFKYRCDYIQGYLLSRPVPWEQAIDLLIAFRREAPLLKLHCRQ, from the coding sequence TTGTATGTTCTCCGGCTTATTTCTGAGCTGGGGCTGGTCTCTGCTCCGGCCACGCCGTATCTTTTTTCTGCGAACCAGTTTGTTTCCCTGCTTAGTGGTATTTTTCTAGCCTGGGGAACCGATGCTTTTGGGGGACATGAGCGCAAGCGGGTATGGATAGGGCTGTCCATAGTGGGGGGATTATGGATTGTTGCGGGCAATTACTTATCCCTGCCAGCCGCACTGCTATATATGCCTATTTTTATATTTCTTGGGTTGGTCAACCTCTGGGTTGGCGGAACCATGCTTACCTACCCTATTGCGGGCGCGGGGAAAATAATTGCCGGCTGCACCTTCATTGTCTGGGGGTTGCACAAAGTGAACTATCCCTTTTTGCGCGATGTAGCCTGGTTTGCAACCTGGGGATATTTATTGGGGGCCATTCTGGCGCTGGCAGCGGCGCTGGGCATGCTGATTATGTATTTTGAAAAAGAAATTGCAGAACGAAAAGTGGCGGAAAGTCAGGTGCGCCAACTAATTTATTTCGATAGTTTGACAGGGCTGCCAAACCGGACAAGTCTTAAAGAACGGCTGACAGAGGAGCTCGAAAAGGTAAGCCGGGGGCAGGCCGGAGGCGCGGTGCTGTTCATTGACCTGGATGATTTTAAACTGATTAATGATACTTTCGGTTATACCTGCGGCGATGAGGTGATAATCAAAGCCGGCTCCTATATCTTTGGCGAAGCCGCAGCGACCGATATAGTGGCCCGGATTGGCGATGACGAGTTTATCGTATTGCTGCTTAACAGGACTGACCGGGAGGAAATTGCCGCCATTACTGAGCGCATTTCGCAGGCGCTCACGCGGGATTATACACTCTGCGGCACAAGTATCCGCGTTTCGGCAAGTATTGGTGTGGCATTATACCCGGAGGACGGTGACAAGGCGGAAGACTTGTTTAAGAAGGCGGATCTCGCCCTGTATGCTGCCAAGGAAAGCGGCAAGAATTCCTGGCGGTTTTATAAAAAAAGTATGCAACAGGACGCTTGCGAAAACATGTCCATTCAGCATAATCTGCGCTACGCAATAGAACGGGGAGAACTGGCTTTGCATTATCAGCCGATAGTGTCACTGCCGGACCGGGACATTATCAGTTTTGAGGCGTTATTGCGCTGGACAAGCCCGGAACATGGAGCAGTGCCGCCTGACCGGTTTATTAAGCTGGCCGAGCAAAGCGATCTGATTCATCTGCTCGGACGGTGGGTATTGCGTGAAGCCTGCAAGTTTGCCCGCACTATGACAGATTTGGGGCTGGGCCAAATAAGCGTGTCGGTTAACATTTCACCCTGCCAGCTGGAGGCAAGGGATTTTGTTTCACTTGTCCGCAGGAGCATTGAAACTGCGGCTATTCAACCCAGTCAGCTGGAACTGGAGGTAACGGAGAATGTCCTGATTCATTCGATGGAAGACAGTATTCGCAAATTGCAGGAATTAAAGGTTTACGGTGTGCGTCTTTCACTGGATGACTTTGGCGTAGGTTATTCGTCCTTGACCTATCTAAAAAACCTGCCAGTCAAAAAGCTTAAGATTGACAAGTCGTTCATCGACAAAATCCTCTCCGACGATGCACAGTTCGCCGGCGCGATTATCCATATGGCACATAGTCTGGGCCTGGTTGTTGTTGCCGAAGGGGTGGAAACAGAACAGCAGGCCGCAGAATTGTTTAAGTACCGTTGTGATTATATCCAGGGTTATTTATTGAGCCGGCCGGTGCCGTGGGAACAGGCTATTGACTTATTAATTGCGTTTCGTCGGGAAGCGCCGCTGCTAAAATTGCATTGCCGCCAATAA
- the ilvD gene encoding dihydroxy-acid dehydratase — protein sequence MRSHITTRGLERATHRALYYSMGFLPEDLDKPLIAVVNTQNETMPGHVHLDSIAKAVKEGIIAAGGTPIEFPTIGLCDGIAQGNYGMHYPLASRELICDSVECMVNGHQYDAMVLITNCDKITPGLLMAAVRLNIPAIMISGGPMATGCVDGQEIGYTDLMAAQGDVARGIITREELSRRERDALPGCGACNLLGTANTMNFLTEALGMCLPGSTCLAGTGRRLALAKQTGMKIMELYHKSILPRQIVTKEAIENTITVDLAIGGSTNTILHLTALAKTADIDFDINCFTELAQKVPHLVKIKPANNGHYPADVHNAGGITALMGQLCRDGLLHKEALTVTGKTVAENVSDVKVINSNVIRTLDNPYSAKGGLQLLYGNLAPQGSVCKSAAVVPEMYHHKGPARIFNQEEPAVAAIYGGQIKPGDVVVVRYEGPKGGPGMREMLTATAAIVGMGLSKEVALITDGRFSGATAGAAVGHVSPEAAEGGPIALIEEGDMIEIDIPQGSIHLHVSDEELARRKAAWRPMKQDHVIKGSYLDRYAKMVSSAMDGAIFK from the coding sequence ATGAGAAGTCATATTACCACAAGGGGCTTGGAACGGGCAACACACCGGGCTTTGTACTATTCTATGGGATTTTTACCGGAAGACCTGGATAAACCGTTGATCGCTGTTGTTAATACTCAGAATGAGACCATGCCGGGACATGTGCATCTGGATAGCATTGCTAAGGCTGTTAAGGAAGGAATTATTGCCGCAGGCGGGACACCGATAGAGTTTCCGACGATCGGCCTGTGCGACGGTATTGCCCAGGGCAACTATGGCATGCATTATCCGCTGGCCAGCCGGGAATTGATTTGTGATTCGGTGGAATGTATGGTCAACGGGCATCAATATGATGCGATGGTGCTGATTACTAATTGTGACAAGATAACTCCAGGCCTGCTGATGGCCGCTGTTCGCCTCAATATTCCTGCTATCATGATTAGCGGGGGTCCGATGGCTACCGGCTGTGTTGACGGACAGGAAATAGGGTATACCGATTTGATGGCGGCGCAGGGCGATGTGGCCAGAGGCATCATTACCCGTGAGGAGTTGTCCAGACGGGAAAGAGATGCACTGCCGGGTTGTGGTGCTTGTAATTTGCTGGGAACTGCCAATACAATGAATTTCCTTACAGAGGCGCTGGGGATGTGTCTGCCTGGTTCCACCTGTCTGGCCGGTACCGGCAGACGGTTGGCATTGGCCAAACAAACAGGCATGAAAATTATGGAGTTATACCACAAATCCATTTTACCGCGTCAAATTGTGACCAAAGAAGCCATTGAAAATACAATTACTGTGGATCTGGCCATCGGCGGCTCTACCAATACCATTCTGCATTTGACCGCACTGGCAAAAACGGCAGATATTGATTTTGATATCAATTGTTTTACCGAACTGGCGCAAAAGGTGCCGCACCTGGTGAAGATAAAGCCTGCCAATAATGGTCACTATCCCGCGGATGTCCATAATGCTGGCGGAATAACGGCATTAATGGGACAATTATGCAGAGACGGCCTGCTTCATAAAGAAGCTTTGACTGTAACCGGAAAAACAGTTGCCGAGAATGTAAGCGATGTTAAGGTAATTAACAGCAATGTCATTAGGACGCTGGACAATCCTTATTCAGCCAAAGGCGGGCTGCAATTGCTGTATGGCAATCTGGCTCCACAAGGGTCGGTATGTAAAAGTGCGGCTGTTGTGCCGGAAATGTATCACCACAAAGGACCGGCCAGGATCTTTAACCAGGAAGAGCCGGCAGTTGCCGCTATCTATGGCGGACAAATCAAACCAGGCGATGTGGTGGTCGTAAGATATGAAGGCCCGAAAGGCGGACCCGGTATGCGGGAGATGCTCACCGCTACAGCAGCCATTGTGGGTATGGGCTTATCCAAGGAAGTGGCCCTGATTACGGACGGCCGTTTCTCCGGAGCGACTGCCGGGGCGGCTGTCGGGCATGTGTCGCCGGAAGCGGCGGAAGGCGGTCCGATAGCCTTGATCGAGGAAGGTGATATGATTGAAATTGATATCCCCCAAGGCAGTATTCACCTGCATGTCAGTGACGAAGAACTGGCCCGCCGCAAAGCAGCCTGGAGGCCGATGAAGCAAGACCATGTAATTAAGGGCAGTTATCTTGACCGTTATGCAAAGATGGTATCGTCAGCAATGGACGGTGCAATCTTTAAATAG
- the panB gene encoding 3-methyl-2-oxobutanoate hydroxymethyltransferase produces MAKTKITIPEILATKHNGKKFKMITVYDYPMAGIVDRSAAELILVGDSLGMVIQGHDGTVPVNMEDMIYHVKLVRRGAPNTFVVGDMPFLSYQVNKDEAIRNAGTLLKIGADCVKMEGDFKIANTVKAVVDAGIPVMGHIGLTPQTAAMMGGFKVQGKSSEAAEKLLQDAIAIDNAGVFAMVLECMPAGLCKLITERVKCATISVGGGGDCNGHNLNAYDLVGIFDKFVPKFVKQYAQMGQQMVDVFDTWCKEIDDGTFPEEKHCFTMNDEDLKRLY; encoded by the coding sequence ATGGCTAAAACAAAAATTACAATTCCTGAGATTCTTGCGACAAAACATAATGGCAAAAAGTTCAAAATGATTACAGTATATGATTATCCGATGGCAGGTATTGTTGACCGTTCGGCTGCCGAACTCATTCTGGTCGGCGATTCGCTGGGAATGGTTATTCAGGGACATGACGGCACAGTGCCGGTAAACATGGAAGATATGATCTATCATGTAAAGCTGGTTCGCCGGGGAGCTCCCAATACTTTTGTCGTAGGTGATATGCCCTTTTTGTCTTACCAGGTAAATAAAGATGAGGCCATCCGCAATGCCGGCACTCTCTTAAAAATTGGCGCCGATTGTGTAAAAATGGAAGGCGACTTTAAAATTGCCAATACCGTAAAAGCCGTTGTTGATGCAGGTATTCCGGTAATGGGTCATATCGGCTTAACGCCGCAGACTGCTGCCATGATGGGCGGGTTTAAGGTTCAGGGTAAAAGCTCGGAAGCTGCGGAAAAACTGCTGCAGGATGCAATTGCCATTGACAACGCCGGTGTTTTTGCCATGGTGCTGGAGTGCATGCCTGCCGGGTTATGCAAACTCATTACCGAGCGGGTGAAATGCGCAACTATCAGCGTTGGCGGCGGCGGGGACTGCAATGGCCACAACCTGAACGCCTATGATCTGGTAGGTATTTTTGATAAATTTGTGCCTAAGTTTGTTAAGCAATACGCGCAAATGGGACAGCAAATGGTGGATGTTTTCGATACCTGGTGCAAGGAAATTGATGACGGTACCTTCCCGGAAGAAAAACATTGCTTTACGATGAATGATGAAGATTTGAAACGCTTGTACTAA
- the panB gene encoding 3-methyl-2-oxobutanoate hydroxymethyltransferase has protein sequence MAKKTINDFAQMVENGEKIVYLTAYDYLTAKMQEKAGVDMILVGDSLGMVCLGYDTTFPVTMDDMVRHCQAVRRGAPNTFIVGDMPYMSYQKSDEDAVANAGRLVKEALVDCIKLEGGGPLIASRIRAIQQAGILVMGHIGLTPQLMGQIGGYKAQGRSASAAMKIVNEAKAVEAAGAFSILVEGVPTAVGKAIAGRAGIPILGIGAGSGTHGQLLIYADMVGMYDNFTPKFVKKYANVGEHLTNAFKAYTEEVRQGQFPDDAEHTYKMSAEEEKEFLTLLAK, from the coding sequence ATGGCAAAGAAGACAATTAATGATTTTGCCCAAATGGTGGAAAATGGAGAAAAGATTGTATATTTGACGGCATATGATTATCTTACGGCTAAAATGCAGGAAAAAGCCGGAGTTGATATGATCCTGGTGGGTGATTCGCTGGGGATGGTGTGCCTGGGTTATGATACCACCTTCCCGGTAACTATGGATGATATGGTCCGTCATTGTCAGGCAGTACGCCGTGGCGCACCCAATACTTTTATTGTCGGTGATATGCCGTATATGTCCTACCAGAAATCCGACGAAGACGCCGTAGCCAATGCCGGTCGTTTGGTGAAAGAAGCGCTGGTGGATTGCATCAAATTAGAGGGTGGCGGCCCGCTCATTGCCAGCCGGATTAGAGCTATCCAGCAAGCCGGCATCCTGGTAATGGGTCATATTGGCCTGACCCCGCAACTCATGGGCCAAATCGGTGGTTATAAAGCCCAGGGCCGCAGTGCGTCGGCTGCGATGAAAATCGTAAATGAGGCCAAAGCCGTTGAAGCAGCCGGTGCCTTCAGCATTCTGGTGGAAGGTGTGCCGACGGCGGTAGGCAAAGCTATTGCCGGCAGGGCCGGTATTCCGATTCTGGGTATTGGCGCCGGTTCCGGCACCCATGGTCAGCTGCTGATCTATGCCGACATGGTTGGCATGTATGATAACTTTACGCCGAAATTTGTTAAGAAATACGCCAATGTTGGCGAACACCTGACCAATGCTTTTAAAGCCTATACCGAGGAAGTCCGGCAGGGACAGTTCCCGGATGATGCGGAACATACTTACAAAATGAGTGCTGAAGAAGAAAAGGAATTTCTCACGTTGCTGGCTAAATAA
- the larA gene encoding nickel-dependent lactate racemase — MRNFTVKCGKEELSFSVPKEQVLHEIIGREYPPVADIPQAVREALLRPIDAPPLKELVRPGETVAIAVSDITRAWQRMPLVLPEILATLNQAGVPDSNITIIIAVGGHRQNTEAEFVQLCGKEICERVKVVNHDAWDTENMVYYGTTSRGTEVSINKIAAEADRLILTGGIIYHYMAGFGGGRKSVVPGISSIKTIRQNHLWGLGAEVGSGSNPNAASRKTLGNDLHEDMMEIAGFVQPDFIINMVPTPDGQYAGIFAGNWVSAWQEGCKLVDQLYGVEIEALADITVASAGGYPKDINLYQTGKTMDNAYYAVKKGGVVVLLSECEDIYEPQEFSRWFGYDDTLAMEKALRADFGIPGWVALKEVECSNHATYVMVTRPENAELVAKTGMIPTTTLEEALRIAREKCGVEKPMYTVMPQGANTLPILK, encoded by the coding sequence ATGAGGAATTTTACGGTAAAGTGCGGCAAAGAAGAGCTGAGCTTCTCTGTTCCTAAAGAACAAGTATTGCACGAAATTATTGGCCGGGAGTATCCGCCGGTTGCTGATATCCCTCAGGCGGTGCGCGAAGCATTGCTCAGGCCGATTGATGCGCCGCCGCTGAAGGAGCTCGTAAGACCTGGTGAAACGGTTGCCATTGCTGTCAGTGATATTACGCGTGCCTGGCAGCGGATGCCGCTGGTGTTGCCGGAAATCCTTGCCACCCTTAACCAAGCCGGGGTTCCGGACAGTAATATTACGATTATTATTGCGGTAGGCGGACATCGCCAAAATACCGAAGCAGAGTTTGTCCAACTGTGCGGCAAGGAAATTTGCGAGCGGGTTAAAGTCGTCAACCATGATGCCTGGGATACGGAGAATATGGTCTATTATGGTACGACCAGCCGGGGGACGGAGGTTTCGATTAACAAGATAGCCGCCGAAGCTGACAGGCTGATCCTGACAGGCGGCATTATTTATCATTATATGGCAGGCTTTGGCGGCGGTCGTAAGAGTGTTGTTCCGGGGATCAGTTCCATTAAAACTATTCGCCAGAACCACCTGTGGGGGCTTGGCGCCGAGGTGGGGTCAGGCTCTAATCCTAATGCTGCCTCCCGGAAAACACTGGGCAACGACCTGCATGAAGATATGATGGAGATTGCCGGTTTTGTTCAACCGGACTTTATCATTAATATGGTGCCGACACCTGACGGACAATATGCCGGGATTTTTGCCGGTAATTGGGTTTCGGCCTGGCAGGAAGGCTGCAAACTGGTAGATCAGCTGTACGGTGTGGAAATTGAGGCTCTGGCCGATATTACGGTTGCCAGTGCCGGCGGTTACCCTAAAGATATCAATCTTTATCAAACAGGTAAAACTATGGATAACGCTTATTATGCCGTTAAAAAGGGCGGTGTGGTAGTGCTGCTGAGTGAGTGCGAAGATATTTATGAGCCACAGGAATTTTCCCGCTGGTTTGGCTATGATGATACGCTGGCTATGGAAAAGGCACTGCGCGCAGATTTTGGCATACCCGGCTGGGTGGCGCTCAAAGAAGTCGAATGCAGCAACCACGCCACCTATGTCATGGTAACCCGTCCTGAAAATGCCGAGCTTGTGGCCAAGACAGGCATGATTCCCACAACCACACTGGAGGAGGCACTCCGGATTGCCAGAGAAAAATGCGGTGTTGAAAAACCCATGTATACGGTAATGCCGCAGGGAGCAAACACACTGCCTATTCTAAAGTAA
- a CDS encoding histidine kinase, producing MTIDIINKIKDSLQLEIVSDQHFDWGEQYWLQLEPDSSGIQPTVSVAIVYPGAWQQSHVHTGFIEIIIGLDGVTTHYCNEREIRLGEGKIGYISEGGKHWLANRSSKPTAFLSIVHSVIPKPLKEVSMSGDIVLTEVAKAINLDSIVEKLSQSVQMTVTLIDEAGNFLTDKDNLPEICQSCLDEKSGDCVLHEATERQAYAGQRIFHCKFGVSAIQSPFIVNGKVLGYLGCGYGRMSTNLTQLVPENFAVNSAQEAYFKLNFIHRNHLNSVAETLSLVSASLVQLMIDSMKEKELSYYRINLVQEREMQARLHHSLSQARLKFLESQVNPHFLFNTLNTISQQAEMDGATTLASLTYSLSNLLRLSLGKAESLVTIEEELSYVRDYLFIQQTRFPDKFAVAIDIEPAMLEVKIPFMTIMVLIENSILHGFKDVAQQGQLLVRAYKEDNCGIIEVHDNGCGIAKHIGAAVRELSGDDYDPPSLKGIGIKNIFLRLKHYYGDMFTFTIERLEAGGTLARIVLRL from the coding sequence ATGACCATTGACATTATTAACAAAATAAAGGATTCTCTGCAATTAGAAATTGTCAGTGATCAGCATTTTGATTGGGGAGAACAGTACTGGCTGCAATTAGAACCGGACAGTTCGGGCATTCAGCCCACAGTGTCTGTAGCTATTGTATATCCCGGTGCCTGGCAGCAGTCGCATGTGCATACCGGTTTTATTGAAATTATCATTGGTCTTGATGGCGTAACCACGCATTATTGCAATGAACGGGAAATAAGACTGGGTGAAGGTAAAATCGGCTATATCAGTGAGGGTGGAAAACACTGGCTTGCCAATCGCTCCTCCAAACCGACGGCTTTTCTTAGCATTGTTCACTCGGTGATTCCCAAGCCGTTGAAAGAAGTCAGTATGTCCGGAGATATTGTTCTCACAGAAGTGGCTAAGGCCATTAATCTTGACAGTATTGTGGAAAAGCTGTCCCAATCGGTGCAGATGACGGTTACACTTATTGATGAGGCAGGCAATTTCCTGACAGATAAAGACAACCTGCCGGAAATTTGCCAGAGCTGTCTGGATGAGAAAAGCGGCGATTGTGTCCTGCATGAGGCAACTGAGCGGCAGGCATATGCGGGACAACGGATTTTTCATTGCAAATTTGGTGTTTCTGCCATTCAAAGCCCGTTTATTGTCAATGGCAAGGTATTGGGCTATCTTGGCTGTGGCTATGGAAGAATGTCAACAAACTTAACCCAACTGGTTCCGGAAAATTTCGCCGTCAACAGTGCGCAGGAAGCTTATTTTAAACTGAACTTTATTCACCGGAACCATCTTAATTCGGTGGCCGAAACCCTGTCATTGGTAAGTGCTTCACTGGTACAGCTGATGATTGACTCCATGAAAGAAAAAGAGTTGAGTTACTACCGGATCAATCTAGTCCAGGAGCGGGAAATGCAGGCACGGCTGCATCACTCCTTAAGCCAGGCGCGGCTAAAATTTCTGGAATCGCAGGTCAATCCGCATTTTCTCTTTAATACCCTAAATACTATTTCCCAACAGGCCGAAATGGATGGTGCCACCACCCTGGCGTCATTAACGTATTCACTCTCCAATCTGCTGAGATTAAGCCTGGGAAAAGCCGAGTCGTTAGTTACCATCGAAGAGGAATTAAGCTATGTCCGGGATTACTTGTTTATTCAGCAGACCCGGTTTCCCGACAAATTTGCTGTTGCCATTGACATTGAGCCCGCTATGCTGGAAGTGAAAATTCCTTTCATGACAATCATGGTTTTAATTGAGAACTCCATCTTGCATGGGTTTAAGGATGTTGCCCAGCAGGGACAACTGCTGGTGCGGGCGTATAAAGAGGATAATTGCGGCATTATTGAGGTGCATGACAATGGCTGTGGTATAGCTAAACACATTGGGGCAGCGGTGCGTGAGCTGTCCGGCGATGATTATGACCCGCCAAGCCTGAAAGGTATCGGGATTAAGAATATCTTCCTGCGATTAAAGCATTATTATGGAGATATGTTTACATTTACTATTGAACGCTTGGAAGCGGGGGGGACTTTGGCCCGGATTGTCTTGCGGTTATAG